A region of Vicia villosa cultivar HV-30 ecotype Madison, WI unplaced genomic scaffold, Vvil1.0 ctg.002403F_1_1, whole genome shotgun sequence DNA encodes the following proteins:
- the LOC131638747 gene encoding uncharacterized protein LOC131638747: MSQQPNPQPPSKMSALSTHVQGAKDIPINPNKILEVTPLQMVTLDDLVAKKPRTLHARRTKETVKRPKRPNSREDLTKEGSRYAHNATAKLVTRVLNENHDVPGISVPLNSVLPKSHDNMHVSGNVVDSVQANDDMDTTVHEENVVHNDVDDVVKANDAVNMDVNVDDNNKNDDMEETVDKGEGHTEGGQTEEKEPVKTHADKVINLDDLSDDDLVASINPSIAKRMMRRKRKEVVDEDSLKKKVVVKPTSVGPKKSWSKVVPKKRKVKIIAENKSDSDVAVDVNDIPPKKKASTSKLAASKRLTLERELAQNALKCEEIVNLIHEVGLIKTVTKFSKCYEDLVSEFIVNLHEDCANKKVKDYLKVFVRGNYVNFSLTGINKFLERSNEAQPELEVSDNQMCKVITVGKVKTWPVKGKLKAIKLSVKYAILHRIGAANWVPTQHKSTIYVVLGKFIFAIGIKTKVDYGTYIFEQTLKHAGSYSVKGLIAFPSLICGIILNQFPNILNDKDSVCKRSSPLLFHHKLFQGNHVIDIGFTSAETTHGSSRANNANEEDVNGSEEGEDVEPEGEEDEDTSPDDGTEEEEEDAAKGSESED; the protein is encoded by the exons ATGTCTCAACAGCCAAACCCTCAACCTCCCTCGAAAATGTCCGCTTTGTCTACCCATGTTCAAGGCGCAAAGGATATCCCCATTAACCCTAATAAAATTCTTGAGGTCACCCCTTTACAGATGGTGACTCTAGACGATCTTGTGGCAAAGAAGCCAAGGACATTGCATGCACGAAGAACCAAAGAAACAGTAAAGAGACCTAAAAGGCCTAATTCTAGGGAAGACTTAACTAAAGAAGGTTCTAGGTATGCTCACAATGCCACTGCTAAACTTGTTACCCGTGTCTTGAATGAGAATCATGATGTACCTGGGATTTCCGTTCCTTTAAATTCTGTCCTTCCTAAGTCACATGACAATATGCATGTTAGTGGTAATGTTGTTGACTCTGTCCAAGCAAATGATGATATGGATACGACTGttcatgaagaaaatgttgttcataatgatgttgatgatgttgtcAAGGCGAATGATGCTGTTAATATGGATGTGAATGTGGATGATAATAATAAGAATGATGATATGGAAGAGACTGTTGATAAGGGTGAGGGCCACACTGAAGGTGGTCAAACTGAAGAGAAAGAACCTGTGAAGACCCATGCTGATAAGGTGATCAACCTTGATGATCTCTCTGATGATGACTTGGTTGCTTCTATTAATCCAAGTATAGCCAAAAGGATGATGAGGAGGAAAAGGAAGGAAGTTGTGGATGAGGACTCTCTGAAGAAAAAGGTTGTGGTTAAGCCCACTTCTGTTGGCCCCAAGAAATCATGGAGCAAAGTGGTGCCTAAGAAGAGAAAGGTTAAAATCATTGCTGAGAATAAGTCAGATTCTGATGTTGCTGTGGATGTCAATGACATTCCTCCCAAGAAGAAGGCCTCTACTAGCAAGCTTGCTGCTAGT AAAAGACTGACCTTAGAGAGGGAGCTTGCTCAGAATGCTCTTAAGTGTGAAGAGATTGTGAATCTCATTCATGAAGTTGGGCTGATAAAAACTGTGACTAAATTCTCCAAGTGTTATGAAGACCTTGTGAGTGAGTTCATTGTGAATTTACATGAAGATTGTGCCAACAAGAAAGTTAAGGATTACTTGAAAGTGTTTGTTAGGGGAAATTATGTTAACTTCTCCCTCACTGGGATCAACAAATTTCTGGAAAGATCCAATGAAGCTCAACCGGAGCTGGAAGTGTCTGATAATCAAATGTGCAAGGTAATTACTGTTGGAAAAGTAAAGACATGGCCCGTCAAAGGAAAGCTGAAAGCTATCAAGCTAAGTGTGAAGTATGCTATACTTCACAGGATTGGAGCTGCCAACTGGGTGCCAACTCAACACAAGTCTACAATTTATGTTGTTCTAGGTAAATTCATCTTTGCTATTGGTATTAAGACCAAAGTTGACTATGGGACTTATATTTTTGAGCAAACTTTAAAGCATGCTGGTAGCTATAGTGTTAAAGGCCTCATTGCCTTCCCTTCCCTTATTTGTGGAATTATCTTGAATCAATTTCCTAATATCCTGAATGACAAAGATTCTGTGTGCAAAAGATCAAGTCCTTTACTCTTTCATCATAAGCTCTTTCAAGGAAACCATGTTATCGACATTGGCTTTACATCTGCTGAGACAACCCATGGGAGCTCTAGAGCCA ACAATGCTAATGAAGAAGATGTTAATGGATCTGAGGAAGGAGAAGATGTTGAACCTGAAGGGGAAGAGGATGAAGATACCAGTCCTGATGATGGcactgaggaagaagaagaggatgcTGCTAAAGGCTCTGAGTCAGAGGACTAG
- the LOC131638748 gene encoding uncharacterized protein LOC131638748, with translation MARPLERVANITDKKWRWKVAVKLQHKWSVLSNNKENFEMVVWCDIHVIVPHLYRHTFDSVLVVNETYTIANFQVQLTDMLFKPSAHKYLIKFTSGTKVGDRNMHQIQDKSHKVTPLVDIITGKWNKDRLIDVIGVVEEIGYTQSQVGGKKQQFNFPRNNTINCTLWEVYAMQFANFIQQQNDTSIPVVVLIQYAKVKEESGKYPLSVTNTCNVTKLSINDDLELIQQFAKRSRIETSGGETFASLGCSNCIVLFRCVGDFNSAIVVEAVLFPESNKDMNSRFLSAN, from the exons ATGGCAAGACCTTTGGAGAGAGTTGCTAATATAACAGACAAAAAGTGGCGTTGGAAAGTTGCCGTTAAATTACAACACAAATGGAGCGTGCTATCAAACAACAAAGAGAATTTTGAAATGGTGGTCT GGTGTGATATTCATGTTATTGTACCTCATCTTTATAGGCATACTTTTGATTCCGTATTGGTTGTGAACGAGACATACACTATTGCAAACTTCCAGGTTCAACTTACTGATATGCTTTTCAAACCTTCAGCTCACAAATACCTCATAAAATTCACTAGTGGGACCAAAGTTGGGGATAGAAACATGCATCAAATCCAAGATAAGAGTCACAAGGTAACTCCTTTGGTTGATATCATAACTGGAAAGTGGAATAAAGATAGACTTATAG ATGTTATTGGAGTAGTTGAGGAAATAGGGTACACACAATCTCAGGTCGGTGGTAAGAAGCAGCAG TTCAATTTTCCTAGAAACAACACTATTAATTGTACGCTATGGGAGGTGTACGCAATGCAATTTGCCAACTTTATACAACAACAGAATGATACTTCCATTCCagttgtggttttgattcaatatGCTAAAGTCAAAGAAGAATCTG GGAAATATCCTTTATCTGTCACCAACACGTGCAATGTGACAAAATTATCCATCAATGATGATTTGGAACTAATCCAACAATTCGCAAAGAG GAGTAGGATTGAGACAAGCGGGGGAGAAACTTTTGCTTCTCTAGGGTGTTCAAATTGTATAGTGTTGTTTCGGTGTGTTGGTGATTTCAACAGTGCAATCGTTGTTGAAGCCGTGTTGTTTCCCGAATCCAATAAGGACATGAATTCAAGATTTTTGTCTGCAAATTGA